A window of the Haloquadratum walsbyi C23 genome harbors these coding sequences:
- a CDS encoding branched-chain amino acid ABC transporter permease, with product MAITQFVVNGLLVGALFTAVAVGFALIWGVVDIINLAHGEMVMLGGYSSYWILNFLTGDAEGSVTLFLVTIPLVIGIVFVIGYALQRILVARVIGTDIFLTLLVTFGISIAIQQLAIQAWSANPRAIQILFTDPSLSVAGIVIPKMKLISFIGAIGLTVALYVFLQRTRTGRAIRAVSQNPEAAALVGIDVEHTRAVTFGISSAIASGAGAFIATILNIQPQMGLIYTLKSFVIVVFGGVGSIPGVFIGGLMLGTVEELTAGLVSSQWTLAVSFSLLIVLLIVKPTGLFGEETA from the coding sequence ATGGCAATAACGCAGTTTGTGGTCAATGGACTTCTCGTCGGTGCGTTGTTCACTGCGGTTGCTGTTGGATTCGCGCTTATTTGGGGAGTTGTTGATATTATCAATCTTGCACATGGGGAGATGGTGATGCTTGGTGGATACAGTTCATACTGGATCTTGAATTTCCTCACTGGTGATGCTGAAGGATCAGTAACATTGTTTTTAGTAACCATCCCCCTTGTTATTGGAATTGTCTTTGTTATTGGCTATGCGCTTCAGCGTATTCTTGTCGCGCGTGTCATTGGAACAGACATTTTTCTCACGCTGTTAGTTACATTTGGTATTAGCATTGCGATTCAACAGCTCGCCATCCAAGCATGGTCGGCAAATCCCCGAGCGATTCAGATACTGTTCACCGACCCATCGCTGAGTGTTGCCGGAATCGTTATTCCAAAGATGAAACTCATATCATTTATTGGTGCAATCGGACTAACCGTCGCGTTATACGTATTTCTTCAGCGGACGCGAACTGGTCGTGCAATCCGTGCTGTATCACAAAATCCTGAGGCAGCAGCACTCGTTGGTATCGATGTTGAGCATACACGTGCAGTGACGTTCGGGATCTCCTCGGCTATTGCTAGCGGTGCTGGCGCATTCATTGCGACAATCTTGAACATTCAACCACAAATGGGGCTTATATACACACTCAAGAGCTTTGTCATCGTTGTCTTTGGCGGCGTCGGTTCGATTCCCGGTGTATTTATCGGCGGTCTGATGCTCGGGACGGTTGAGGAACTCACCGCTGGACTTGTCTCTTCTCAATGGACGCTTGCTGTGAGTTTCAGTCTGCTCATTGTGCTACTCATTGTGAAACCAACCGGATTATTCGGTGAGGAGACCGCATAA
- a CDS encoding branched-chain amino acid ABC transporter permease, giving the protein MSASESDESGLFRSLISPGLIDQLFSFCDDHAWTLLVIGTVIGALPPILGLNQGYYMTVISEMFLFAILALSWDIIGGQTGYPSFGNMAFFGIGAYTTAILTKDFSIILPIAMMAAAGVAVGSAVLIGAAVLRLRGHYFAIATLGVLLATQQVSRILDITGGASGKILLQTPSGTVFYYFFFTVLVAEAALVYYLSNTRFGFVLNAIRDDEKKATAMGFNTTYYKTAAWVLSAFFTGLAGGGYSLFNTFINPQTAYNAAWNVELIAMALIGGSGTVTGPIIGAFGLHVVIEYVETAFVGWQLVLLGLVVIGTVIGFPDGITGTLKEYASEMKYYERGGMAATDSNDNAEVASDE; this is encoded by the coding sequence ATGAGTGCAAGTGAATCTGATGAGAGTGGATTGTTCCGCTCGCTTATTTCACCCGGTCTTATTGATCAACTTTTCAGCTTTTGTGATGACCATGCGTGGACGCTGTTAGTAATTGGCACTGTTATCGGAGCGTTACCACCGATTCTGGGACTCAACCAAGGCTATTATATGACCGTTATCTCTGAGATGTTCCTGTTTGCAATCTTGGCATTGTCCTGGGACATTATTGGTGGACAGACAGGTTACCCAAGTTTCGGTAATATGGCGTTCTTCGGAATTGGAGCGTATACAACAGCTATTCTCACAAAGGATTTCAGCATTATACTTCCCATTGCGATGATGGCTGCTGCAGGAGTTGCTGTTGGGTCTGCTGTGCTTATTGGTGCTGCTGTTCTTCGTCTTCGAGGGCATTACTTTGCTATTGCAACATTGGGCGTGCTCTTGGCGACGCAACAGGTATCACGAATTCTTGATATCACTGGTGGTGCAAGTGGAAAGATCTTACTTCAAACACCGTCCGGGACTGTTTTTTATTACTTCTTTTTCACTGTATTGGTCGCTGAAGCGGCTCTTGTTTATTATCTCTCGAATACCCGCTTTGGGTTTGTCCTCAATGCGATTCGTGATGATGAAAAAAAAGCAACCGCAATGGGGTTCAATACAACATACTACAAAACGGCTGCTTGGGTATTATCTGCATTCTTTACCGGACTTGCCGGCGGAGGATACAGTCTGTTTAATACATTCATCAATCCACAGACAGCATACAACGCTGCATGGAATGTGGAACTGATTGCAATGGCATTGATTGGTGGGTCTGGAACGGTTACCGGACCGATTATCGGTGCATTTGGGCTTCATGTCGTCATCGAGTATGTTGAAACCGCATTTGTTGGCTGGCAGCTCGTCTTACTTGGGCTCGTTGTTATCGGCACTGTCATTGGATTCCCCGATGGAATCACTGGAACACTCAAAGAGTATGCAAGTGAAATGAAATATTACGAACGTGGTGGTATGGCTGCCACCGATAGTAATGATAACGCAGAGGTGGCAAGTGATGAGTGA
- a CDS encoding RNB domain-containing ribonuclease: MSNNAQQSQSEAGTAAGQGPVEISVDLARRLQEKREELFEEFGIRDAFPPAVRQEAKARTEDVNEEIQDELDSRTDLRELTTWTTDPVDAQDFDDALSIRENDETYTLWVHIADVSHYVHPDSEMWTEAVERGNTVYLPAYTIHMLPPVLAETVCSLVPEKDRLAHTVEMEISKETLSFEELDIYKSVIHSDARLTYTECETHLEDSNAELHAENKLAYELADQLHEQRKADGSLVLNPSRDRAHTIIEECMLKANKAVTHELMWNRGVEAMYRVHPQPTPTQWDEALREITELDGVEISSTAWDEPRKAVNSALENSKPRALDKIQRAVLKVMPRAKYMNDPFGGHYALNFDIYGHFTSPIRRLSDLINHWIVHENAVPEDLIGLCDRASERQKDAETAERLYKQFLEEQGIDPYAINNRGVVTIDDAGDIIDDEGLPPNE; the protein is encoded by the coding sequence ATGTCCAATAATGCACAACAATCACAGTCGGAGGCAGGGACAGCCGCTGGGCAGGGTCCTGTCGAGATCTCTGTCGACCTTGCCCGCCGACTGCAAGAGAAACGAGAGGAGCTCTTTGAGGAGTTCGGCATTCGTGATGCGTTTCCACCTGCTGTTCGTCAGGAAGCAAAAGCGCGGACTGAGGACGTCAATGAAGAAATACAGGATGAACTTGACTCACGAACAGATCTTCGTGAGTTGACGACGTGGACAACGGATCCTGTTGATGCACAAGATTTTGATGATGCACTCAGCATCCGCGAGAATGATGAAACCTACACCCTATGGGTTCACATTGCTGATGTCAGTCATTATGTCCATCCGGACTCTGAGATGTGGACTGAGGCTGTTGAACGAGGAAATACAGTGTATCTACCAGCGTACACGATTCATATGCTCCCACCGGTGCTGGCAGAGACAGTGTGCTCACTTGTCCCAGAAAAAGATCGACTGGCACATACTGTTGAGATGGAAATTTCAAAAGAAACACTTTCATTTGAAGAACTTGATATTTATAAGTCAGTTATACATTCTGATGCTCGATTAACTTATACCGAGTGTGAAACCCATCTTGAGGACTCTAACGCTGAGTTACATGCTGAAAATAAACTCGCATATGAGCTTGCTGATCAATTACATGAACAACGTAAAGCAGACGGATCATTGGTATTAAATCCAAGTCGGGATCGCGCACACACGATAATCGAAGAATGCATGTTAAAAGCCAATAAAGCGGTTACACATGAATTAATGTGGAATCGAGGCGTTGAAGCAATGTATCGTGTCCACCCACAACCAACGCCGACGCAATGGGATGAAGCTCTTCGCGAAATTACAGAACTTGATGGGGTTGAGATTTCATCAACCGCATGGGATGAACCACGAAAGGCAGTGAATAGTGCACTTGAGAATTCAAAACCTCGTGCGCTTGATAAGATTCAACGAGCAGTGCTCAAGGTAATGCCCCGGGCAAAGTATATGAACGATCCCTTTGGTGGTCATTATGCATTAAATTTTGACATTTATGGACATTTTACATCGCCAATTCGGCGACTCTCAGATCTGATCAACCACTGGATTGTGCATGAGAATGCTGTCCCAGAGGATCTTATCGGACTCTGTGACCGCGCCTCAGAGAGACAGAAAGATGCTGAGACTGCTGAGCGACTGTATAAGCAATTCCTCGAGGAGCAGGGAATTGACCCATATGCGATTAATAACCGCGGCGTGGTCACGATTGATGACGCTGGAGATATTATTGATGATGAAGGGCTCCCTCCAAACGAATAA
- the larC gene encoding nickel pincer cofactor biosynthesis protein LarC yields the protein MSLLVFDGRMGASGDMILAALISAGASADALSPVEDALGIQYVVNTETKAGILATRVHIVSDPESTSAQSNKQSTEADSAHQEMTASDAHEDDKSQSDDSHIHDTAENDSNTHTHAQNNRQQDTDQNKPTHEHVHADGHDHSHDESVPIEGHGPARTYREVIEIVERMGLNADVESTAIEIFTRLGTAEAAVHGTSLSTTQFHEVGTDDAIADIVGAALLLADMDVDRVCVTPVSTGSGEITMSHGSFSVPPPAVVEIAEEATWSLRGGPVNAELLTPTGAAILAHIAEGVQTLPTLTIAATGYGAGGYDFEEYPNVLRVLIGEVPTPMGLEASMNTDTIEANNTDRPQPDLETDRLTLDRESIVVLETNLDDATPEVLGSLQETLTDVGARDVTIVPTSMKKSRPGHLIKVITKPDDASSVAQRLAVETGTLGIREHPARHRWRANRTSETVTLTINNNSYEIAVKIGRDADGVIYDYSAEYDDALAVATTTDHPVREIRRRAEAAARSIITSDS from the coding sequence ATGTCGCTACTCGTATTTGATGGTCGAATGGGTGCAAGTGGGGATATGATTCTTGCTGCTCTCATTTCTGCCGGCGCTTCAGCAGATGCACTTAGCCCTGTCGAAGATGCTCTTGGGATTCAATATGTTGTCAATACTGAAACGAAAGCTGGTATACTTGCTACACGGGTTCACATTGTATCTGATCCTGAGAGCACATCTGCACAATCAAATAAGCAATCAACTGAAGCTGATAGCGCTCATCAGGAGATGACCGCGAGTGATGCACACGAGGATGATAAATCACAGAGTGACGATTCACACATCCACGACACTGCGGAGAATGATAGTAATACCCATACTCATGCTCAAAATAATAGACAGCAAGACACAGACCAGAATAAACCCACTCATGAGCACGTTCATGCTGACGGGCATGATCACAGTCACGATGAGTCGGTGCCAATCGAGGGTCACGGTCCAGCGCGTACCTATAGAGAGGTGATTGAGATTGTTGAGCGAATGGGACTCAATGCAGATGTTGAATCAACAGCAATAGAAATTTTCACTCGGCTTGGTACCGCTGAGGCAGCAGTGCATGGGACATCGCTTTCGACGACACAATTTCATGAAGTCGGCACAGATGACGCAATTGCTGACATTGTAGGAGCAGCACTCTTGCTTGCAGATATGGACGTCGATCGTGTATGTGTAACACCAGTATCAACCGGAAGCGGAGAGATTACGATGTCACATGGTTCATTTTCGGTTCCACCACCTGCGGTTGTTGAAATTGCAGAAGAGGCAACATGGTCGCTTCGTGGTGGTCCAGTTAATGCTGAACTTCTGACACCGACGGGCGCCGCAATTTTAGCACATATTGCTGAAGGTGTACAAACGCTTCCAACGCTTACTATAGCAGCGACAGGCTATGGTGCTGGTGGATACGATTTTGAAGAGTATCCAAATGTTCTCCGCGTGCTTATTGGAGAAGTACCGACACCGATGGGACTTGAAGCTAGCATGAACACTGATACTATTGAGGCGAACAACACAGATAGACCGCAGCCTGATTTAGAAACAGACAGGCTCACACTTGATCGTGAATCAATTGTCGTATTAGAGACGAATCTTGATGATGCGACCCCTGAGGTGCTTGGGAGTCTTCAAGAAACGCTGACTGATGTCGGTGCACGTGATGTGACGATTGTCCCAACATCGATGAAGAAGTCACGACCTGGGCATTTAATCAAAGTTATTACAAAACCAGATGACGCATCAAGTGTTGCTCAACGACTTGCAGTTGAGACTGGTACACTAGGTATTCGTGAACATCCTGCACGGCATCGCTGGCGTGCTAACCGGACGTCTGAGACTGTTACGCTGACAATCAATAATAATAGTTATGAAATTGCAGTCAAGATTGGGCGCGATGCTGATGGGGTAATATATGATTACAGCGCAGAGTATGATGATGCACTTGCGGTTGCAACAACGACAGATCACCCTGTACGTGAGATCCGCCGTCGGGCAGAAGCCGCTGCTAGGTCAATAATAACCTCAGATTCGTGA
- a CDS encoding CDC48 family AAA ATPase translates to MNEVQLEVAKAYPNDSGRGIARLDPDTLLHLKLSPGDIIEIEGADTTAAKVWRADRQDWNTDTVRVDGFTRQNADVSIGERVTIRKAETTKAEKLVLAPPEEASVQFGSDAAGMVKRQILKRPVVERDIVPVMSSTNHPFMRSPGQAIPLIAVNTEPDGVCLVTEDTEVELREEPISGFEKTGGGITYEDIGGLQNEIQRVREMVELPMKHPQIFKKLGIEPPQGVLLHGPPGTGKTLLAKAVANETSASFFSIAGPEIISKYYGESEQQLREIFEDATEESPSIIFIDELDSIAPKREDVTGEVERRVVAQLLTMMDGLETRGQVIVIGATNRVDSVDPALRRPGRFDREIEIGVPDEVGRKEILQIHTRGMPLSDDVSLDYLADETHGFVGADIESLTKEAAMKALRRYLPEIDLDEEDVPPSLIDRMIVKRADFNDALSDVEPSAMREVLVELPKVSWDDVGGLEGPTQKVKESVEWPITSRGRFERMGIDAPKGVLLYGPPGTGKTLIAKAVANETNANFISVRGPQLLSKWVGESEKAIRQTFRKARQVSPTVIFFDELDSLAPSRGGGTGNNVSERVVNQLLTELDGLEENGNVMVVAATNRPDMIDPALIRSGRFDRLVLIGQPGEEGREQILKIHTRNSPLAPDVSLREIAEITDGYVGSDLESIAREAAIEALREDGDAQEIEMRHFRKAMESVRATITDDLMNYYEDMQEEFKGGTQNRLTGGRQDGRIGFQ, encoded by the coding sequence ATGAACGAAGTCCAACTTGAAGTGGCGAAAGCGTACCCAAATGACTCAGGGCGCGGTATCGCCCGTCTTGACCCGGACACGCTACTCCATCTTAAACTCTCACCAGGCGATATTATCGAGATTGAAGGCGCAGATACTACTGCAGCGAAGGTATGGCGCGCCGACAGACAAGACTGGAACACTGACACTGTTCGTGTCGACGGCTTTACGAGACAAAACGCTGATGTGAGTATCGGCGAACGCGTTACCATACGGAAAGCTGAAACAACAAAAGCTGAAAAACTCGTACTAGCACCGCCTGAAGAGGCAAGCGTCCAGTTTGGCTCGGATGCTGCTGGGATGGTTAAACGACAAATTCTGAAGCGTCCGGTTGTTGAGCGTGATATCGTTCCTGTGATGTCATCGACAAATCATCCATTCATGCGCTCACCCGGTCAAGCAATCCCACTCATTGCAGTCAATACAGAACCGGATGGCGTCTGTCTGGTGACTGAAGATACAGAAGTTGAGCTCCGCGAAGAGCCGATCTCAGGATTTGAGAAAACCGGTGGTGGAATAACGTATGAAGATATCGGTGGACTCCAAAACGAGATTCAGCGCGTTCGCGAGATGGTTGAATTGCCGATGAAACACCCACAGATTTTCAAGAAATTGGGAATTGAGCCACCACAGGGTGTTTTACTTCATGGTCCACCAGGGACAGGTAAGACGCTTCTTGCAAAGGCTGTCGCCAATGAAACATCTGCAAGTTTCTTCTCAATTGCAGGTCCAGAAATCATATCGAAATATTACGGTGAGTCTGAACAGCAACTCCGTGAGATATTTGAGGATGCGACTGAGGAATCACCATCAATTATCTTTATTGATGAACTCGATTCAATCGCGCCAAAACGCGAAGATGTTACTGGAGAGGTTGAGCGCCGAGTTGTTGCACAACTGTTAACGATGATGGATGGGCTTGAAACCCGTGGGCAGGTCATTGTCATTGGCGCAACAAATCGTGTCGACAGTGTTGATCCTGCACTGCGTCGCCCAGGACGATTTGACCGCGAGATTGAAATTGGCGTACCTGATGAGGTTGGTCGGAAGGAAATCCTCCAGATTCACACCCGCGGCATGCCGCTTTCCGATGATGTCTCACTAGATTATCTTGCAGATGAGACTCATGGCTTTGTCGGCGCTGATATTGAGTCACTGACAAAGGAAGCAGCAATGAAGGCGCTACGGCGTTACCTACCAGAAATCGACCTCGATGAAGAAGATGTTCCGCCAAGCCTTATTGATCGGATGATCGTCAAGCGCGCCGACTTCAACGATGCGCTTTCTGATGTTGAGCCCTCTGCGATGCGTGAGGTGCTTGTTGAGCTGCCAAAGGTCTCGTGGGATGATGTTGGCGGACTTGAGGGTCCAACTCAGAAGGTAAAAGAAAGCGTTGAGTGGCCAATCACATCTCGTGGTCGGTTTGAACGGATGGGTATCGACGCGCCCAAAGGAGTCCTATTATATGGACCGCCAGGAACCGGAAAGACGCTCATTGCGAAGGCTGTCGCTAATGAGACGAATGCAAACTTTATTTCAGTGCGAGGTCCACAACTACTCTCAAAGTGGGTCGGTGAGTCAGAGAAGGCGATTAGACAGACATTCCGAAAAGCACGACAGGTTAGTCCGACTGTTATCTTCTTTGACGAACTCGATAGCCTTGCCCCAAGCCGAGGCGGTGGAACAGGAAATAATGTCTCTGAACGAGTTGTCAATCAGCTATTGACAGAGCTTGATGGGCTTGAAGAAAATGGAAATGTAATGGTCGTTGCTGCAACGAATCGACCGGATATGATTGATCCAGCACTCATCCGTTCAGGTCGATTCGACCGATTGGTGCTTATTGGTCAGCCTGGCGAGGAAGGTCGTGAGCAGATTCTCAAGATCCACACTCGTAACTCACCACTTGCGCCAGATGTGAGTCTCAGAGAGATTGCAGAAATAACCGATGGCTACGTTGGATCTGATCTTGAGTCGATCGCGCGTGAAGCCGCAATTGAAGCGCTTCGTGAGGATGGTGACGCACAGGAGATTGAGATGCGTCACTTCCGTAAAGCAATGGAATCCGTGCGAGCAACAATCACTGATGACCTCATGAACTATTATGAGGACATGCAGGAGGAATTCAAGGGCGGAACGCAGAATCGCCTTACTGGCGGACGACAGGATGGGCGGATTGGGTTCCAATAA
- a CDS encoding DUF7385 family protein: protein MDESEYEHLTTSLTPHESTGGVTTYRNTVSISCPACGDPFDDLVICEDDYNSLELTMLLDLCITTHDDEVLLFTHKH from the coding sequence ATGGACGAAAGCGAGTACGAACATCTCACTACATCATTAACACCGCATGAGTCCACTGGGGGAGTGACAACGTATCGGAACACTGTTAGTATTTCCTGTCCAGCATGTGGTGATCCATTCGATGACTTGGTAATCTGTGAGGACGACTATAATAGTCTTGAGCTTACTATGTTACTTGATCTATGCATCACAACACACGATGACGAAGTGCTATTATTTACACATAAACACTGA
- a CDS encoding RNA-binding protein translates to MQVKSRHHLRTDEIDTLTAEIEHTTGVALDADAYELVELDGVSYNVVLADDNLDIVRFDDEPFLTVQGANRYNPTRSVVTVDAGAISFVSNGADVMRPGIVDAETAIDAGDFVLIVEETHNKVLAIGRALVDGDELIGDSGKVVESIHHVGDDLYSFSV, encoded by the coding sequence ATGCAAGTCAAATCGAGACATCATCTCCGTACAGATGAAATTGATACACTTACAGCGGAAATTGAACACACTACTGGCGTGGCGCTCGATGCAGATGCATATGAACTCGTTGAACTTGATGGAGTATCGTATAATGTTGTGTTAGCGGATGATAACCTCGATATCGTCAGGTTTGATGATGAGCCATTTCTGACTGTACAGGGAGCGAATCGATATAATCCAACCCGGTCGGTCGTTACGGTCGATGCTGGGGCAATCTCATTTGTGAGTAATGGGGCTGACGTGATGCGACCAGGAATTGTCGACGCTGAGACAGCAATTGATGCCGGTGACTTTGTCTTGATTGTGGAAGAAACTCATAATAAAGTCCTTGCTATCGGTCGGGCACTCGTTGATGGGGATGAGCTGATCGGTGATAGTGGTAAAGTCGTTGAATCAATCCATCATGTCGGCGACGATCTCTACTCATTTAGTGTTTGA
- a CDS encoding ABC transporter ATP-binding protein has translation MSDVIKNSARSSLNQQDSEPVLRTDDVTKRFGGLTAVDAVNIEVREGEIVGLIGPNGAGKSTLFNCITGTLSADDGRIYLQNQDVTSWPEYKIARAGIGRMFQETRIFDAMSVRKNLLLAAQEGDTDIGQLLRRPNESLISRSDELLEYVDLGGLAETRAGQLSFGQQKLTEFIMELMAEPDLLLMDEPAGGINPSMLENLIEYIRAANEDEEATIFLIEHNMDFVMEVADRIYVLAHGERIAEGTPDEIQNNQRVLDAYLGRE, from the coding sequence ATGAGTGATGTAATAAAAAATAGCGCTCGGTCATCACTGAATCAGCAGGATAGTGAGCCGGTGCTTCGGACTGATGATGTTACAAAACGATTTGGTGGACTCACTGCTGTCGATGCTGTCAATATTGAAGTGCGTGAGGGAGAAATTGTTGGTCTCATTGGACCGAATGGAGCCGGGAAGTCTACCTTATTTAATTGTATTACCGGGACGCTCAGTGCTGATGATGGTCGGATTTATCTTCAGAATCAAGATGTCACGAGTTGGCCTGAATATAAGATTGCTAGGGCTGGAATTGGGCGGATGTTTCAGGAGACGCGCATCTTTGATGCAATGAGTGTTCGTAAGAATCTGTTATTGGCAGCACAAGAGGGCGATACAGATATTGGACAGCTTCTCCGACGCCCTAATGAATCGCTTATTTCGCGTTCTGATGAATTACTTGAATATGTTGATCTTGGTGGATTGGCTGAGACTCGTGCTGGTCAGCTGAGCTTTGGTCAACAAAAGCTCACTGAGTTTATTATGGAGTTGATGGCTGAGCCAGATCTTTTATTAATGGATGAGCCAGCCGGTGGTATCAATCCTTCAATGCTTGAAAATCTCATCGAATATATTCGCGCGGCTAATGAGGATGAAGAAGCGACGATATTCCTCATCGAACATAATATGGATTTTGTCATGGAAGTCGCCGATAGAATCTATGTTCTTGCTCATGGCGAACGTATTGCTGAAGGGACACCTGATGAAATACAGAACAATCAACGCGTACTTGATGCATATCTTGGGAGGGAGTAA
- a CDS encoding amino acid ABC transporter substrate-binding protein — translation MTENTNRRTFLKIAGSTGAVGLTGLAGCAGGGGGGDGTSTNADDGGDTTANGGTTGSSDGVETITLGGSMSLTGENADLGKLYKDAYELTIQRINDNGGIEAGDGNTYELEMILRDDGTDASTSKSIYQELIDRENVDYLLGPYSSTVTLPASAVAAQNQKPMVEGGGASPEIFAQGNEWIFGLLPTANKYAKSYMDMCLAQDPTPESIAILAEDDTFSQSTAEGARNKIANTDLELVVDQTFPTGTSDLSTNLSRVKSNDADILLLCAHQKHNIILASQMETQGLNVDAAMGTVGSLNDSFKDEVGANGNYMYGPSSWAINADFEDPVYGATGDFVSAIESNYEYAPDYHSAAGEAVIITFVNAFQNVDEINPTSVRDQIRQAEFSTVYGTVAFDDTGVIDKNMLIYQWQPEPGLQITYPENVAQSSPTYPMPDWNER, via the coding sequence ATGACAGAAAATACCAATCGGCGGACATTCCTCAAGATAGCAGGAAGTACAGGTGCAGTTGGACTTACCGGACTTGCTGGATGCGCTGGTGGCGGTGGTGGTGGTGATGGAACGAGTACCAATGCCGATGATGGCGGAGACACAACTGCCAATGGTGGAACAACCGGAAGTTCCGACGGAGTCGAGACCATTACCCTTGGTGGTTCAATGAGTCTGACTGGCGAGAACGCTGATCTTGGGAAACTATACAAGGACGCCTATGAACTGACAATCCAGCGGATCAATGATAATGGTGGTATCGAGGCTGGCGATGGAAATACCTATGAACTGGAGATGATCCTCCGAGATGATGGGACTGACGCGTCGACCTCAAAAAGTATCTATCAGGAACTTATTGATCGTGAAAATGTGGATTATCTCTTGGGTCCATATTCAAGCACAGTGACACTTCCAGCGAGTGCAGTTGCCGCACAAAATCAAAAGCCAATGGTTGAGGGCGGTGGTGCAAGCCCAGAAATCTTTGCTCAAGGGAACGAATGGATCTTTGGTCTTCTGCCGACAGCAAATAAGTACGCAAAAAGCTACATGGACATGTGTCTCGCACAGGATCCAACACCAGAGTCCATCGCAATCCTTGCGGAGGATGACACATTCAGTCAATCCACAGCAGAGGGCGCACGAAATAAAATCGCAAACACTGATCTGGAGTTGGTCGTTGACCAGACATTCCCAACAGGCACATCCGATCTCTCGACAAATCTGAGCCGAGTAAAAAGTAATGATGCCGATATCTTACTTCTTTGTGCACATCAAAAACACAATATCATTCTCGCTAGCCAAATGGAAACTCAAGGGCTAAACGTTGATGCTGCAATGGGGACTGTTGGTAGTCTTAATGATTCATTCAAAGACGAGGTCGGTGCAAATGGAAACTATATGTATGGTCCCTCCTCCTGGGCAATAAACGCTGATTTTGAGGATCCGGTTTACGGCGCGACAGGAGACTTTGTTTCCGCAATCGAGAGTAACTATGAGTACGCTCCTGATTACCACAGCGCCGCTGGTGAAGCCGTAATTATAACCTTTGTTAATGCATTCCAAAATGTCGACGAAATAAACCCAACCTCAGTCCGAGATCAAATCCGTCAGGCTGAGTTTTCAACAGTATATGGCACCGTTGCATTCGATGACACCGGTGTAATTGATAAGAATATGCTTATCTATCAGTGGCAACCAGAGCCAGGATTACAGATCACGTACCCTGAAAACGTTGCACAGTCCTCACCAACCTATCCAATGCCTGATTGGAACGAGCGCTAA
- a CDS encoding DUF7562 family protein — MWGSRNSKKQTTVTCVACGTSVERKQAREYDKQGNRWERHGKEFEYLCKGCYRDLCHQPRDGLESMLIDIEESISPEPESESESESESEFEFFTQYFGVIEERCNSESAPDSNSQSES; from the coding sequence ATGTGGGGCTCCCGGAACAGTAAAAAACAAACGACGGTTACTTGTGTCGCCTGTGGAACATCTGTTGAGCGCAAGCAAGCGCGTGAATATGATAAACAAGGCAATCGATGGGAGCGACATGGAAAAGAGTTTGAATATCTATGCAAGGGTTGTTATCGGGATTTGTGTCATCAACCCCGAGATGGACTTGAGTCGATGTTGATTGATATTGAGGAAAGTATATCACCAGAGCCCGAGTCCGAGTCCGAGTCCGAGTCTGAGTCTGAATTCGAGTTTTTTACACAATATTTTGGAGTCATTGAGGAACGATGCAATAGTGAGTCTGCTCCTGATTCGAATTCACAATCTGAGTCGTAA